One window of the Pseudomonas lurida genome contains the following:
- a CDS encoding tyrosine-type recombinase/integrase, translating to MKRTDIKRRPLADTTLSSLEPEAGAYRELDSPGLYFRVKPNGQKSWELRYKKPDGKWSWLGLGGYPEVGGAFARQKAADLRSDASEGKNPITSKKARQAAEIDAANDTFEALAREWHTSRLSGWDAGTAKRILGALERHVFPSLGKRPYTSIMSMEWMELLRGLERQGILEQMSRVRAYCKDIYDLARVTGRAVNNPLEGVHKFLSSGKAENYAHVSPEELPGLLRAIRSYPHAKDVQLGLRLLTLMAVRPSELREAQWVEFDFDKKLWTVPVERKGRKKGREHLVPLCTQAIEALLELRQFTGAYPLLFPGRSDRTKPRSDTVFLMALRRLGYEGRQTGHGFRHIASTILNEHGYPADHIEAQLSHKSQGVRGIYNKAQYLEQRTQMMQWYADHLDSLEAGNVVQGQFGKAV from the coding sequence ATGAAACGCACCGATATCAAGCGGCGCCCTCTCGCTGACACTACACTTTCCAGCCTGGAGCCTGAGGCCGGGGCATACCGCGAACTAGACAGCCCAGGGTTGTATTTCAGGGTCAAGCCGAACGGCCAAAAGTCCTGGGAGTTACGCTACAAGAAGCCAGACGGCAAATGGTCATGGCTTGGTCTTGGCGGCTACCCGGAAGTAGGCGGCGCTTTCGCTCGACAGAAAGCGGCTGATCTACGCTCAGACGCATCGGAAGGTAAGAACCCAATCACCTCCAAGAAAGCCCGCCAAGCCGCCGAGATCGATGCGGCCAACGACACCTTTGAAGCATTGGCAAGGGAGTGGCACACGTCTCGCCTGAGCGGCTGGGATGCTGGTACGGCCAAAAGAATACTCGGCGCACTCGAACGTCATGTATTCCCCTCGCTCGGTAAACGCCCCTACACCTCTATCATGTCGATGGAGTGGATGGAGCTATTGAGAGGGCTTGAACGTCAGGGGATTCTGGAGCAGATGAGCCGTGTGAGGGCTTACTGCAAAGATATATATGACCTGGCTCGCGTGACCGGCAGAGCCGTCAACAACCCGTTGGAAGGCGTGCATAAATTTCTGTCCTCGGGAAAAGCAGAGAACTACGCCCACGTCTCCCCTGAGGAGCTTCCGGGGTTACTTCGAGCGATACGCTCCTACCCCCACGCCAAAGATGTTCAGCTCGGCCTGAGGCTGTTGACCCTGATGGCTGTACGCCCCAGCGAACTCCGAGAAGCACAATGGGTAGAGTTCGATTTCGACAAGAAGCTGTGGACCGTACCAGTCGAGCGCAAGGGTCGTAAGAAAGGTCGTGAGCACCTGGTACCACTTTGCACTCAAGCAATCGAAGCACTATTGGAACTTCGGCAATTCACCGGCGCTTACCCACTCCTATTTCCCGGTAGAAGCGATCGCACTAAACCTCGCAGCGATACCGTATTCCTAATGGCACTCAGACGCCTTGGTTACGAGGGCCGCCAGACCGGCCATGGCTTCCGCCATATCGCCAGCACGATCCTTAACGAGCACGGATATCCAGCTGACCATATCGAGGCCCAACTTAGCCACAAGTCACAAGGTGTTCGAGGGATTTACAACAAGGCTCAGTACCTTGAGCAACGCACACAGATGATGCAGTGGTACGCCGATCATCTCGATTCCCTAGAGGCCGGGAATGTAGTGCAAGGTCAATTTGGGAAAGCCGTGTGA
- a CDS encoding RNA polymerase sigma factor, translating into MNIPIEALAHLVGSSPQFMLHLTDDQQKKLRRFIHKRVLNPEDADDLLQLTYLEAWRNRERFSGNASLTTWMCGIAQNLIRNHFRRLYAKPVHCEFDESLWHGQEDTHNLDWEFEVNRRLEKTLSAIDLLPMEMRKTLYASLETDGSYQDTADALAIPIGTVRSRLSRAREQLKRATHNSTYP; encoded by the coding sequence ATGAATATCCCTATTGAAGCTTTAGCGCACCTGGTTGGCAGCTCGCCTCAATTCATGCTTCACCTGACAGACGATCAGCAAAAAAAACTTCGGCGCTTCATTCACAAGCGCGTACTCAACCCGGAAGACGCAGACGATCTGCTGCAATTGACGTACCTGGAAGCCTGGCGAAACCGCGAGCGTTTCAGCGGCAATGCCAGCCTTACGACGTGGATGTGCGGTATCGCGCAGAACCTGATACGCAATCACTTCCGGCGCCTGTACGCCAAACCCGTGCATTGCGAATTCGATGAGTCGCTGTGGCATGGCCAGGAAGACACCCACAACCTGGATTGGGAGTTTGAGGTCAACCGACGCCTGGAAAAGACCCTGAGCGCCATTGACCTCCTGCCGATGGAAATGCGCAAGACGCTGTACGCCTCATTGGAAACCGACGGTAGTTACCAGGACACGGCCGACGCCCTGGCGATTCCTATCGGCACCGTTCGCTCTCGCCTGTCACGGGCACGCGAGCAGCTTAAACGCGCCACTCACAATTCGACGTATCCTTAA
- a CDS encoding HrpJ domain-containing protein has protein sequence MKVESSHDVHKVQQPDQPVISQTSFQAPVKGMDELAHLFNQEVELNSRTLSERKIGVRVLPSEQLAQFYDQLGHPAQASLASISRRVRWQLLQQPHVDKLLELTGGDPARAFVVLKYVAAQADSEVRPSEAALARDALAKLEVRFKGEIQAGLNIAVALQAASVDPQERQALRSLYYASVVTRQSLASMMQALLGVYGGERFADGLKVMRKALADDIAAKVSSMPTPLLRTLLLGLQSCGQLGGVLAGCHTLRQRLGVDHDAVALLQRLLGFAGSGITAAEILRFGADLLGGSNAQQLLALNALYPLVQQLPLALWLDGRVREETLRGFLAVMGELDRVTRSPARFPGEPGAVA, from the coding sequence ATGAAAGTCGAATCCTCCCACGATGTGCACAAGGTCCAGCAGCCGGACCAGCCTGTTATCAGCCAGACCTCCTTTCAGGCACCCGTCAAGGGAATGGACGAGCTCGCTCATCTGTTCAACCAGGAAGTGGAACTCAACAGTCGCACGCTGAGCGAGAGGAAGATTGGCGTGCGCGTGCTCCCATCCGAACAGCTGGCGCAGTTTTATGACCAACTGGGTCATCCCGCCCAGGCAAGCCTGGCGAGCATTTCACGTCGCGTGCGATGGCAATTGCTGCAGCAACCCCATGTCGACAAATTGCTGGAACTCACTGGCGGGGACCCCGCACGCGCGTTCGTGGTGCTCAAGTATGTGGCGGCCCAGGCCGACAGTGAGGTGCGCCCCTCCGAAGCAGCCCTGGCGCGTGATGCCCTTGCCAAGCTGGAGGTCCGCTTCAAAGGGGAGATCCAGGCGGGCCTCAACATCGCCGTGGCGTTGCAGGCGGCCAGTGTCGACCCACAGGAGCGCCAGGCGCTGCGTTCGCTCTACTATGCCAGCGTGGTTACGCGTCAATCGTTGGCGTCGATGATGCAGGCGCTGCTGGGCGTGTACGGCGGCGAACGGTTTGCTGACGGGCTCAAGGTGATGCGAAAGGCGTTGGCGGACGACATCGCGGCCAAGGTGTCGTCAATGCCAACACCTCTGTTGCGCACCTTGTTGCTGGGGCTGCAAAGCTGTGGGCAGTTGGGTGGGGTGCTGGCGGGGTGTCACACGCTACGTCAACGCCTGGGCGTCGATCATGACGCGGTCGCCCTGTTGCAGCGTCTTTTGGGCTTCGCTGGCAGCGGTATCACTGCTGCTGAAATCCTGCGGTTCGGGGCTGATTTGCTGGGTGGTTCCAACGCCCAGCAATTGTTGGCCCTGAATGCGCTTTACCCTTTGGTCCAGCAACTGCCATTGGCGCTATGGCTCGATGGCCGAGTGCGTGAAGAAACCCTGCGTGGCTTCCTGGCGGTGATGGGGGAGCTGGACAGAGTGACACGTAGCCCTGCACGTTTTCCCGGTGAGCCGGGGGCCGTGGCGTGA
- the sctV gene encoding type III secretion system export apparatus subunit SctV yields MTALSAINRILLKVAQRAEVLGAVVVMAIVFIFIVPLPTWLVDILIAINICISCLLIVLALYLPGPLAFSSFPSILLLTTMFRLALSIATTRLILLEQDAGDIVEAFGNFVVGGNLAVGMVIFLILTLVNFLVITKGSERVAEVAARFSLDAMPGKQMSIDSDLRAGLIDGMQARDKREQLSRESQLFGAMDGAMKFVKGDAIAGLIIVVVNLLGGFSTGMFQHGLSAADSMALYSVLTIGDGLIAQIPALLISLTAGMIITRVAPDGRKGITNMGTEIARQMTSEPKSWMIASVGMLAFAAVPGMPTGVFILIALITGSLGYYLVRQRQRQEQPAAEAAEAVRPEENGREDLRGFDPSRPYLLQFSPVLRGTPEVTDLIHAIRQARNALVANIGLTLPPFEVELDDSLAADEMRFCVHEVPMVKASVVSRVAVERKALAVEPAHAMPGLAERDEQAWLWLAPDDPLLDDPQLERFTASSLIVERMKQAMMLSGPQFLGIQESKSILSWLEHNQPELVQELQRIMPLSRFSAVLQRLAGEGVPLRAVRLIVESLIEYGQHEREPDALADYARIALKAQIYHQYSEADGLHAWLLSPQTENVLREGLRQTQTGVFFALDDEHSAGLVNLLNQAFSVRPKRKSVMLVAQDLRSPLRTLLLEEFNHVPVLSFAELGSTSKVKVLGRFDLGQDELMRGAAA; encoded by the coding sequence GTGACTGCGCTGTCGGCCATCAACCGCATTTTGCTCAAGGTCGCGCAGCGCGCTGAAGTGCTGGGCGCCGTGGTGGTGATGGCCATCGTGTTCATCTTCATCGTGCCGCTGCCCACTTGGCTGGTGGACATTCTGATCGCAATCAACATCTGCATCTCGTGCCTGTTGATCGTATTGGCGCTCTACCTGCCGGGCCCCTTGGCGTTCTCTTCGTTCCCCTCGATCCTGTTGCTGACCACCATGTTCCGCCTGGCACTGTCGATTGCGACGACGCGCTTGATCCTGCTGGAGCAGGACGCGGGTGATATCGTCGAGGCTTTCGGCAATTTTGTGGTCGGCGGCAACCTGGCCGTGGGGATGGTGATCTTCCTGATCCTGACCCTGGTCAACTTCCTCGTGATCACCAAGGGGTCGGAGCGGGTGGCTGAGGTGGCGGCGCGTTTCAGCCTGGATGCGATGCCCGGCAAGCAGATGTCCATCGACAGTGACTTGCGTGCCGGCTTGATCGACGGCATGCAGGCACGGGACAAGCGCGAGCAATTGTCCCGTGAGAGTCAATTGTTCGGGGCCATGGACGGCGCGATGAAGTTCGTCAAGGGCGATGCCATCGCCGGTTTGATCATCGTCGTGGTGAACCTGCTGGGCGGGTTCTCCACGGGCATGTTCCAGCACGGTTTGAGCGCTGCCGATTCAATGGCGCTGTACTCGGTATTGACCATCGGCGACGGCCTGATTGCACAGATTCCGGCACTGCTGATCTCCCTCACCGCCGGCATGATCATCACCCGTGTTGCACCGGACGGGCGCAAGGGCATCACGAACATGGGCACCGAAATTGCCCGGCAGATGACCAGTGAACCCAAGAGTTGGATGATCGCTTCGGTGGGCATGCTCGCCTTTGCGGCGGTACCCGGCATGCCCACCGGCGTGTTTATCCTGATAGCGCTGATCACCGGCTCCCTGGGGTATTACCTGGTGCGCCAGCGCCAACGGCAGGAACAGCCCGCAGCTGAAGCGGCTGAAGCAGTGCGTCCCGAAGAGAACGGCCGTGAGGACCTGCGTGGGTTTGATCCGTCAAGGCCCTACCTGTTGCAGTTCTCCCCGGTACTGCGAGGAACGCCTGAGGTGACGGATCTTATTCACGCCATTCGCCAGGCCCGAAATGCGTTGGTCGCCAATATCGGCCTGACACTACCACCGTTCGAAGTGGAGCTCGATGACTCGCTGGCCGCCGACGAAATGCGCTTTTGTGTGCATGAGGTGCCGATGGTCAAGGCGTCGGTTGTCAGCCGGGTGGCGGTTGAACGCAAAGCTCTGGCGGTTGAACCTGCGCACGCCATGCCGGGGCTGGCAGAGCGCGATGAGCAGGCTTGGCTTTGGTTGGCGCCCGATGATCCGCTGCTGGATGACCCGCAGTTGGAGCGCTTTACCGCGTCGAGCCTGATCGTTGAGCGCATGAAGCAGGCCATGATGCTCAGCGGGCCGCAGTTCCTGGGGATCCAGGAGAGCAAATCGATCCTCAGTTGGCTGGAGCACAACCAGCCGGAATTGGTTCAGGAACTGCAGCGGATCATGCCGCTGTCGCGGTTTTCGGCGGTGTTGCAGCGGCTGGCCGGCGAGGGCGTGCCGTTGCGCGCGGTGCGGCTGATTGTCGAGTCGCTGATCGAATACGGTCAGCATGAGCGTGAACCGGATGCGCTGGCCGATTACGCACGCATTGCGCTTAAGGCACAGATCTACCATCAGTACAGCGAAGCCGACGGCCTGCATGCCTGGTTGCTATCGCCGCAGACCGAAAACGTCTTGCGTGAAGGGTTGCGCCAGACCCAGACCGGGGTGTTCTTCGCACTCGACGACGAACACAGCGCGGGGTTGGTCAACCTGCTCAATCAAGCCTTTTCCGTACGGCCCAAACGCAAAAGCGTGATGCTCGTTGCCCAGGACTTGCGTAGCCCCCTGCGCACGTTGTTGCTGGAGGAATTCAACCATGTACCGGTGCTGTCCTTTGCCGAGCTGGGCAGTACCTCCAAGGTCAAGGTGCTGGGGCGCTTTGACTTGGGCCAGGATGAGTTGATGCGGGGTGCGGCGGCATGA
- a CDS encoding FHA domain-containing protein — protein MFELRVLDGQHQGAALPLFGEHWSIGAHADADLVLSDPGIAQQHARLRLIDSNWSVQAEAGLLQGADGQVLAQIAYLAPNMAFSVGGVRLCVTLADEPWPQAPAPVPTASPQTDEPAQMLKLSTLSHSQQKRLLTLVLVVTVVFIGVGMVSTGEPEAQASLMPPVVHKLELASPFEVRQQLLKMLSERELSPRIDLQVINGQVALSGDVSQEDVELVARMLSRFGEQFDSAVPVISRVRARDGTLPFKIVQIVGGPNGHVVLEEGRRLFVGDELDGLRLVLIDNSKVVFDGVQRYEVRW, from the coding sequence ATGTTCGAGCTGCGTGTGCTGGATGGACAGCATCAGGGCGCGGCACTGCCCTTGTTCGGGGAGCACTGGAGCATCGGCGCCCACGCCGATGCAGACCTGGTGCTCAGCGATCCGGGCATCGCCCAGCAGCATGCCCGGCTGCGGCTCATCGACTCGAACTGGTCGGTGCAGGCCGAAGCGGGGCTGTTGCAGGGGGCGGATGGTCAGGTGTTGGCACAAATCGCTTACCTGGCACCGAACATGGCGTTTTCGGTAGGCGGCGTTCGGCTGTGCGTCACCTTGGCCGATGAGCCGTGGCCGCAGGCGCCTGCCCCCGTTCCGACTGCGTCGCCACAGACCGATGAGCCGGCGCAGATGCTTAAGTTATCGACCCTCTCGCATTCGCAGCAAAAGCGCCTGTTGACCCTGGTGCTGGTCGTAACGGTCGTCTTCATCGGCGTGGGCATGGTCTCCACTGGAGAGCCTGAAGCCCAGGCGTCCCTGATGCCGCCGGTGGTGCACAAACTGGAACTGGCCTCGCCGTTTGAAGTGCGCCAACAGTTGTTGAAGATGCTCAGCGAACGTGAGTTGAGCCCACGCATTGATTTGCAGGTGATCAATGGGCAGGTCGCGCTCAGTGGGGACGTCTCGCAGGAGGATGTAGAGCTGGTGGCACGCATGCTCAGCCGTTTTGGCGAGCAATTCGACAGCGCGGTGCCCGTCATCAGCCGTGTGCGTGCGCGTGATGGAACCTTGCCGTTCAAGATTGTGCAGATCGTGGGTGGGCCCAATGGCCATGTGGTCCTGGAGGAGGGCCGGCGGCTTTTTGTCGGCGATGAACTGGACGGCCTGCGCCTGGTGCTGATCGACAACAGCAAGGTGGTTTTCGATGGCGTACAGCGTTATGAGGTGCGGTGGTGA
- a CDS encoding FliI/YscN family ATPase, giving the protein MNPQLQARLDAWQQRQAQSLATFAPVTMRGRIQRVNGMLLQCRLPQARIGDLCQVEKKPGDYMLAEIIGFDQQDAVLSALGNLEGVQVGAGVERLGVSHRVQVSEALLGQVLDGFGRPITGEGPSAFVEADLPETSAVLCEAPLPTERPRISRALATGVRSIDGLLTLGEGQRVGLFAGAGCGKTTLLAEIARNVECDVIVFGLIGERGRELREFLDHELDEQLRAKAVLVCATSDRSSMERARAAFTATALAEGYRRKGLRVLLLIDSLTRFARAQREIGLAAGEPLGRGGLPPSVYSLLPRLVERAGLTREGVITAIYTVLIEQDSMNDPVADEVRSLLDGHIVLSRKLAERGHYPAVDVLASLSRILGNVAEPADIQAGTALRRLLSAYQQIELMLKLGEYQPGSDALTDLAVDSRQAVDRFLRQDLREPSPMAVTLAQLKELTAYVPF; this is encoded by the coding sequence GTGAACCCGCAGTTGCAAGCGCGTCTCGACGCCTGGCAGCAGCGCCAGGCCCAGTCGCTGGCCACCTTCGCGCCTGTGACGATGCGAGGTCGCATCCAGCGTGTAAATGGCATGTTGCTGCAGTGTCGGCTGCCCCAGGCGCGTATCGGTGATTTGTGCCAGGTCGAGAAAAAACCCGGCGACTACATGCTCGCCGAGATCATCGGCTTCGATCAGCAGGACGCGGTGCTCAGTGCGCTGGGCAACCTGGAAGGCGTGCAGGTGGGCGCCGGCGTGGAGCGCCTGGGGGTGTCGCATCGGGTGCAGGTCAGCGAGGCATTGCTGGGCCAAGTACTGGATGGTTTCGGGCGACCGATCACGGGAGAAGGCCCCAGTGCGTTCGTCGAGGCCGACTTGCCAGAGACCAGTGCAGTGTTGTGTGAGGCGCCGTTGCCCACCGAACGGCCACGGATCAGCCGTGCATTGGCCACCGGGGTACGTTCGATCGATGGCCTGCTGACGCTGGGTGAAGGCCAGCGCGTGGGCCTGTTTGCCGGGGCAGGGTGCGGCAAGACCACCCTGCTGGCCGAGATCGCCCGTAACGTGGAGTGTGACGTCATCGTGTTCGGCCTGATCGGCGAACGGGGCCGGGAGCTGCGCGAATTCCTCGATCATGAACTCGACGAGCAACTGCGCGCCAAGGCGGTTCTGGTGTGTGCCACGTCCGACCGTTCGAGCATGGAGCGGGCGCGAGCGGCATTTACGGCGACGGCATTGGCGGAAGGTTATCGGCGCAAGGGACTGCGCGTGTTGTTGTTGATCGACTCCCTGACCCGCTTTGCCAGGGCGCAGCGCGAAATCGGCCTGGCCGCCGGCGAACCCCTTGGTCGCGGTGGTCTGCCGCCCTCGGTTTACAGCCTGCTGCCGCGGCTGGTGGAGCGCGCGGGGTTGACCCGTGAAGGCGTGATCACCGCGATCTATACCGTGTTGATCGAGCAGGACTCCATGAACGACCCGGTGGCTGATGAAGTTCGCTCGTTGCTCGACGGCCATATCGTGCTGTCCCGCAAGTTGGCCGAGCGTGGGCACTACCCTGCGGTGGACGTACTGGCGAGCCTGTCGCGGATCCTGGGCAACGTTGCCGAGCCCGCGGATATCCAGGCGGGTACGGCGTTGCGACGCCTGCTGTCGGCCTATCAGCAGATCGAGCTGATGCTCAAGTTGGGCGAATACCAGCCGGGAAGCGATGCCTTGACTGACCTGGCAGTGGACAGTCGCCAGGCTGTCGATCGTTTCTTGCGCCAGGACTTGCGTGAGCCTTCACCGATGGCGGTCACGCTGGCGCAACTCAAGGAGCTGACCGCCTATGTCCCCTTCTGA
- the sctO gene encoding type III secretion system stalk subunit SctO has protein sequence MSPSDELLGEVETLRRLRRHRADRAERALREAKRAQQALLAHIREAQDALEQIRQEEALQSAQLLDQHQGQVLTLQALKSWGAQERTLSANTRRGMGQLETLQGQQQETRTRVGSAQKQVTECLRQVEKLQELSLLLTQEPT, from the coding sequence ATGTCCCCTTCTGACGAGCTGCTCGGTGAAGTGGAAACGCTGCGACGGCTACGTCGACATCGAGCGGACCGGGCTGAGCGCGCCCTGCGTGAAGCGAAGCGGGCGCAGCAGGCGCTGCTTGCCCATATCCGCGAGGCTCAGGATGCACTTGAGCAAATCCGACAGGAAGAGGCGCTGCAAAGCGCCCAGTTGCTCGACCAGCACCAGGGGCAGGTGCTGACGCTGCAGGCCTTGAAATCCTGGGGCGCGCAGGAGCGCACCTTGTCTGCCAATACCCGGCGAGGCATGGGCCAATTGGAGACGTTGCAAGGCCAGCAGCAAGAGACGAGAACCCGTGTCGGCAGTGCCCAGAAGCAGGTGACTGAATGCCTGCGGCAGGTGGAAAAACTTCAAGAGTTATCCCTTTTACTGACGCAGGAGCCGACATGA
- a CDS encoding type III secretion system HrpP C-terminal domain-containing protein has product MTQVSDKPAERPRLHEAREEREPGMAGAVPAELTRLFAQFWAADDDVAGARGGGVATKTADGAAMIEALVDQLAPRLQAASQWPLNAVLYLPRLGRINASVRREQGAWSIDLEAQEESTARWLSGMRQQCEGRLADTLGQPVSLCLPSVGCA; this is encoded by the coding sequence ATGACCCAGGTTTCAGATAAACCGGCAGAACGTCCACGCCTGCACGAAGCGCGAGAAGAACGAGAGCCGGGAATGGCAGGCGCGGTGCCCGCAGAGTTGACGCGGTTGTTTGCTCAGTTCTGGGCTGCTGACGATGACGTGGCAGGCGCGCGGGGCGGCGGGGTGGCAACGAAGACGGCGGACGGTGCCGCCATGATCGAGGCGCTCGTCGACCAACTGGCGCCGCGTCTGCAGGCCGCTTCGCAGTGGCCGCTCAATGCCGTCCTGTACTTGCCCCGCCTGGGGCGGATCAATGCGAGCGTGCGCCGCGAACAGGGGGCCTGGAGTATCGATCTGGAGGCGCAAGAGGAGTCGACGGCGCGCTGGCTCAGCGGCATGCGGCAACAGTGTGAGGGCCGGCTCGCGGACACGCTCGGGCAGCCGGTCAGCCTGTGTCTGCCCTCTGTCGGTTGCGCATGA
- a CDS encoding FliM/FliN family flagellar motor switch protein — MIVPLLTLPLVKGVTVAARRRLGRGLCLAFQVAGQRGQLRLEPGRAPAGGEAVCVETACGVLALAEAGPLLSLLGECPVALAPCGNDPDSWFWALFQLHLSPQVRSLLGYVRLLGIDPPKAFGCRLSVALGKTRVEGYVWLAPESFLALCDAGPWRAIAGPMTASFRLSIAVTLGRLRLPIAQARSLRAGDVLVLEQTFFLAQGSGYVQVGTQRLHGCIDDDSGPLCLTLTSIEETSVDEDFIAPHHAGDEGDEPVVDVFGHEPFDELMMALNVRCGTLNLTLGELRNLAPGAVLGIAGYAPGMAGLYYGDRPIGQGQLVEVDGRLGLQLSRVMFGQ; from the coding sequence ATGATAGTGCCGTTGCTGACGTTGCCGTTGGTCAAGGGCGTCACGGTGGCGGCGCGACGTCGATTGGGGCGTGGCCTGTGCCTGGCGTTCCAGGTGGCTGGGCAGCGCGGCCAGTTGCGGCTCGAACCTGGACGTGCGCCAGCAGGTGGCGAAGCGGTATGCGTCGAAACCGCGTGCGGTGTGCTGGCGCTCGCCGAAGCCGGGCCGTTGCTCAGCCTGTTGGGCGAGTGCCCGGTCGCGTTGGCCCCGTGCGGTAACGATCCGGATTCCTGGTTCTGGGCATTGTTCCAGCTTCACCTGAGCCCGCAGGTGAGGTCGCTGTTGGGCTATGTGCGCTTGCTGGGCATCGACCCGCCCAAGGCGTTTGGCTGCCGACTCAGTGTGGCCCTGGGCAAAACACGGGTGGAGGGGTATGTGTGGCTGGCCCCCGAGAGCTTCTTGGCGCTGTGCGATGCCGGGCCGTGGCGGGCGATTGCCGGGCCGATGACGGCATCATTCCGGTTGTCGATTGCGGTGACCCTTGGGCGTTTGCGCTTGCCGATCGCGCAGGCACGCAGCCTGCGCGCGGGAGATGTGCTGGTGCTTGAACAGACGTTCTTTCTTGCCCAGGGCAGCGGCTACGTACAGGTTGGCACTCAGCGATTGCATGGGTGCATTGACGATGACAGCGGGCCGCTGTGCCTGACCCTTACTTCAATCGAGGAAACCTCTGTGGACGAAGATTTCATAGCCCCCCACCACGCTGGAGACGAGGGCGATGAACCTGTAGTGGACGTATTCGGCCATGAGCCATTCGATGAGCTGATGATGGCGTTGAACGTACGCTGCGGCACCTTGAACCTTACCCTGGGCGAGTTGCGCAACCTTGCGCCCGGCGCGGTGCTGGGCATTGCCGGTTACGCGCCGGGCATGGCAGGTCTCTATTACGGCGACCGACCGATTGGCCAGGGACAGTTGGTGGAAGTCGATGGGCGCCTGGGGTTGCAACTGTCCCGCGTGATGTTCGGCCAATGA
- the sctR gene encoding type III secretion system export apparatus subunit SctR gives MILQGLDPLVLAVFLAALSLMPMLLIVCTAFLKIVIVLMITRNAIGVQQVPPSMAINGIALAATLFIMAPVGYEIAESVNASPLDMSNVQALLQSGNEAIKPLRAFMLRNIDPDVLTHLLENTARLWPAQMAREVQREDLILLIPAFVLSQLQAGFEIGFLIYIPFIVIDLIVSNLLLALGMQMVSPMTISLPLKLLLFVMVSGWSRLLDSLFLSYL, from the coding sequence ATGATACTCCAGGGGTTGGACCCCTTGGTCCTGGCGGTCTTTCTGGCGGCATTATCATTGATGCCCATGCTGTTGATCGTCTGCACGGCGTTCCTGAAAATCGTGATTGTGCTGATGATCACGCGTAACGCTATCGGTGTGCAGCAGGTGCCGCCGAGCATGGCCATCAATGGCATCGCGCTTGCGGCCACGCTCTTTATCATGGCACCGGTGGGGTACGAAATCGCCGAGAGCGTCAACGCCTCGCCTCTGGACATGAGCAACGTGCAAGCGCTCCTGCAATCGGGCAACGAAGCCATCAAACCGTTGCGCGCCTTCATGCTGCGCAACATTGATCCGGATGTGCTCACGCACCTGCTAGAGAACACCGCACGCCTGTGGCCCGCGCAAATGGCGCGGGAAGTGCAGCGCGAAGACTTGATACTGCTGATCCCGGCGTTTGTGCTATCGCAACTGCAAGCGGGGTTTGAGATCGGCTTTCTGATCTACATCCCTTTCATCGTCATCGACCTGATTGTCTCCAACTTGCTGCTGGCGCTGGGCATGCAAATGGTCTCGCCGATGACCATTTCCCTGCCGCTCAAACTGCTGTTGTTCGTGATGGTGTCCGGCTGGTCGCGGTTGCTCGACAGCCTGTTCCTTTCCTATCTCTGA
- the sctS gene encoding type III secretion system export apparatus subunit SctS: MEPIVLFKQGMLLVVVLSAPPLIVAVVVGVLTSLVQALMQVQDQTLPFGIKLVAVGITLIMTGRWIGVELIQLINLTFDMIGRSALN, translated from the coding sequence ATGGAACCGATCGTGCTGTTCAAGCAAGGCATGTTGCTGGTGGTGGTGTTGTCGGCACCGCCGTTGATCGTGGCGGTGGTGGTGGGCGTACTGACGTCCCTGGTACAGGCGCTGATGCAGGTGCAGGACCAGACGCTGCCGTTTGGCATCAAGCTGGTGGCGGTGGGCATCACGCTGATCATGACCGGCCGATGGATTGGCGTGGAGTTGATCCAATTGATCAACCTGACCTTCGACATGATCGGCCGCTCGGCCCTGAACTGA